ATTGATGCCTGTTTGGTATCTGCTTTTGTTGTTTTGCAAGCACTTTCATGTAATGACTGTATCTGTTGTATTGCAAGTACTTTCGTGTAATGAGTGCTTCATATGTTGCTAATATCTTTCAAGGAGTGTTTTATTTTAATTCGTCATATCGACAGTAAGAAAATAGGTTTAGTATATCGCAGCCTCAAATTTGTCAATAACCCTGTCATTTGATTCTTGCTTAAGATAGAAACGTGACTATTTACTTTTTGAAACATGTAAAACATTCTTATTTGACCCATCAAGGAGAAAACATTTATATATTAGAACTTTTTTACTGGGGATAAAAACGATGTAAGGATTGTCATAAGCCTTGTAATAATTTCAAACAGGGAGAGTAAATAGTATTGTGTAGTTCTGGTAAGTTTATAGTAGAGTAAGGATTGTGGTTTATGATTATCGTATTTTCCTTTCGCTTGGGAAAAGATACAGGAACATGCTTTGTGATGCTATATAATTTCTGTTACATGAAACCTCGAATGCAGCAATAGCTGCTAACTGTTTGTAGGCCCCATGTAGGCTACCATATTCTTCTCCAACCATAAGCAAATAACTGATAATAGAATGATGTTAGGGAACCCAGTTATTGGTAAACTTAATTCAGGATTGTGGGTTTGTTTAAAATTCGTACggttctttttctcttttctgaAATTTGAAGTATTGCATATTTCCATTTGCTGATATACTGAGAAACCTGAATTTTGCTTTACGACTAAATGAACTAATCCACTTTTGTCTTCTACTTTTATTTGGAAAGCCTTATTGCAAAGAATCCTGTCTAACTTATGTCTTCTTTATTTGTCTGTCGCAAAAATATTTAGTGTTGCATCCCGCACATGctgtttctttttttatttttaatctAAATATACTTACAGGTACATGGCTTACATTATGGACACAAATGAGGAAGAACGGGTTAAGGTACGATCTCTCATATGTCATATCTGATTGTAACAGGCTGATAATTTCTGTGTTTGGTGTTGATCTCTATTTTTCTGTGATGTTGAAATTTGAGCTCTTtgttatttatgatttatcttatTATCTAAGTTGTTTGAAGTAACCTGATCAGCTCTCCAAATTTTAGTAAATAGCAACATAGTATTGTATTCTGAGTGCAGATAAAATCTCATGACAAGGTGGTTCTCTTTTAAGCGTCTTTTTACACTTATGAGTTGTATATTTTTTTCGTGTGTTCAGGGAAAGACTGTTGAAGTCGGCAGAGCCCACTTCGAGACGGAACACACAAGATTCACTATTTTAGATGCACCGGTATTTGTTTTCTTACTACATTACATTTACTGTTTATAGAGTCCATACTCCGTGTACTGGGATGGTAGCGCTCATTATTCTTATCTGTTTCAGCCCACAAAGTTAATCCTGATGCCTGAACCTCTTATTTGAACTGTTTATTGTTTATGTTTCATATTTGGGTAATTATGTTTAATGGCTGAAGCAACCAGAAAATCTGATAGCTTGCTTTTAAAGCCATCTTTTTTTAGTTCGGGAGTCAACCTGGCTAACGTACGGCCGGTCGTAAGTTAGGCCAGCGGTACGGCCTGTCCCTTTTTGGCAACTGGGATCATCCTTTTTTATCcgctttcttttttttaaaaaaataacacTACAGCCCAAAAAGCACCGTCATGGGAGGATCTAGAATCAGAAAAAACAGCATGGACATAACATGCAATTTTATTCAGAGTGTACATATGTTTAGGTATACAACACATGATTTAGAACTGCAAATGGTTGTAAATCTAGCAATTTGGTTTATAATCGACTATTTACACAAACACATTTGCCTCCCCCTCCTTGAATCTAAAACTACATCACAAGCAAAAACTGAACATTCATGACTCATGGTACTGTGTTTGCATCTCAGTAAAAAAAGATCTACCCGCATATAATCACAAATGTATGTTATCTTCATACTTGCATAACTGATGATCTTCTTTCATGACCTGCCAACAATGAGAAAAAAGAGAAGCAAATAAGTTAGCATATAGCATGCAAGAAAAAGGTCTTGGTGCATGCCATAAGCATTTAGATTAATATTTAGTATGCATTTTAATGATACCAATTAAGCATTACAGATGTCCATTCCAAGTAGTTTGTTGCCTAATGAAGTATATTGATTTGTATAATCCAGAACCATAATAATTCCCTCCCATATTATCGCCTAGCTGGGAACCATAATTTTGCCTAACAAAGTACATTGTTTTGCCTAGCCATAACTATAAAATTGTATAATCAGAACCATATTATTGCCTACTAAACTATATTGTTTTGGAATATTGGGCTAGTTACACCAAAATTAAGCAACCAGATGAAGCCATCTACACACGCAGAAAAAAAAGGTTGGGATGAAAACAGAGGAACATCTATAggcaacaccccccccccccccccccccgcgccgcaaAAATTCAGTGCGCGAGCAGCTGTGATTTAGGAAAAGGCAATCTCAACTACCTTGAGTTTTCTGTATGCTCTTTCAACCTTTCTGTTCATGACATGTTGTCGCTCCTGTCGGCTAATCTTAAAGTTAGCCATTACAGTAACTCCATGCACTAATCTTTAAGGTATAATCACCATAAAACAATCTTTAAGGTATAATCATGAAATATAATTCACTTGGGACCTCTATCCTTTGTATCTTGGAATGGATTTGTCTAGCTTAGATAATCTGCATTTCTTTTGATTCACCTGCAAACACAAGGATGCTACCATTTTAATATGCATTGGTGCAAGCCCTGTGACAAGAAAACATATATACATGACATGTTTTTCACTAGGCAGTATCCAACCAGAACAAAAACAAATGCCAAACTGAAATGAATAATTTGCCTGTTCATTTAGCATAGGTGGTCTACACATGAATTGCTCGAAGTGATCAGTAGAAACAAATGGTGCAAATTGTCACAATATGCGATAAATACTAAAATCCAGGGCACAAAAATGCTTAGCTAATATGATTAATTTGCTTGTTGGTTGAGCATAAGTTGGATATATGAAATCCAAAAAATGATATGTAGGAATATAGGAAAATGGTTGAATCAAAATGCAAATATGCTAAACTAAAATGCATAAATTGCTTGATGATTTAGCAAAACTTGCCTACAAATAAATCCGAGAGGGGTAAATGACACTGACTACCAAGCTGTTCTTCCTTGTGCATAGGTTGGCTGAGACACATTTCTATTGCTCTTATACATGATACAAACTCCCTACAAACAGGGCTGTGAGTATTTCAGTATTGCATTGATCCCAAAATGTAGAAGAAATAAAAGGAATCATCTATCATCAAAAAAGGTAGAAAGAGGAAACCAAACCTGAAAAGAGATGTGATTGTATTGATAAATGATGCATAAAATTGAAAATATACTCTTGTCGTCAGCCCAGGAAACAAATGCCCCTAGATTTTAAAAGTTGACACAAGGTCTCACTACTTCTTTGTTCCTAGTTGATTATTCAAATCATCAAATGCAAAAAGTGTGATCTGTAACTTCGCAAGAAACAATTACATCTATACTTTTCTAGTTATGCAAACAAGTAAAATCCCATATCAAATCGCCTGCGGAGAATCATGCAAATTTCAATTCAGTTCTTTGATAGTTGAAGACATGAAGTACTGATAGTACCTTGGTCCCATTTCGCATCCAACAAAGCATGATTAATCATCATATATTCAAGGACTAAGCCTATAACTAGCACGTGCAGACCTCACATGGCACCAACATTGGCAATCACCTGATTTCAACAATAAGCATTCCTTCGAATGACTGGGATAATGCACTATCTTGACAATTTTCTTTTCATCCTAAACTAGACCCTTCCAGTCTCCATCTTATTAACGTATACACCGGCACTTTTAACCTAGAATCACCTACTAAAAATCAATTGAAAGGATCCAAACAGCAAATGCTCAAGCAAAACTCCCCTAAATTCTAAGTGATCTTAACAGAGAAACAAGTTGCAACTAAGCCCACTGAACAAGCTGCAATCTACGAATCAGTCGAACCAACCCAGCCCACAAAACATAAACGGATTAAATCTACAAGGAGCTTGGAAGGCCTGGACTGACTTGGATGCTGAAATCGCCTCCGAGGGAGCGTTGCACATGCTGGGGCTCTGGTAGCCCTCAAGCATGACGAGGCACTCCTGCTGTTCGAGGTCGCAGGCGAGCGCGGCGAGGTCGAACTCGGAGAAGAAGGGCCCCTGCAGGGCGGTGTTGATGCAGTGCATGGCGCAGAGCTTACCCTCCTGCACCTCGTGGTACAGCAGCCCGCCGTtactcgccgccgcgccccgctcCAGAACCTCCCCTGCGGGCCCTACTCTGGATGCACGCGGTGGATGCGAGAATCGCCGGTGGATGCGAGATAAGAGAGAGAAACCctagagagagggaggagaggaatGAACAGGCACGCAGTCTGCCCCCTTTCTGAAAATGTGGGGCTAGTAGGTACATAGGAGGAGAGGAATAAAAAGTGTGTGCGCTGTTTGATGCAGGAACAGTGATGGGAGGTGGCCGCGCGAGTGGATAAAAATACGGCCGGCTGTAACAGAGTCATTACCTTGTTAAATTAGGATTGATTTCTCAGTTTAGTGGGCTTGAATTCATACAAGAAGCCTGTGTCATCATTTTGGGCGTACTTTGACATAAGATAATTCTGAGAAACAATTGATTTCACATGTCTAACAATCAGCCTAAGTAATTTTGGACTTTTGGTATACTTTTGGAAATGTGTTATAatatcttttctttttttcccaaCTTTTCTAAATTAGTGCCGTTGATCAGTCCAGGGATCATCATCACTCTGAGTAATACCTTATATTTTTTAATAGATTCATTCCTTATTTTGCTTTAATCTATACTCATTCGATATGTTTTTTTGTTGTTGTTTGCCTTTTACTTTGTTCATCAAATATCTTTGCACATGTATTGAATTCTTGATTGATGGCCGTAGCTGCTGATGTTTCTCCATGTGCCATTTATTTAATTTGTTGATTGAGCTGAATGCTTGTTTCCTTTATCCTTGTTTAATCGTATAATTTGGGTTTGCAGGGTCACAAAAGTTATGTTCCAAATATGATAAGTGGTGCTTCTCAAGCTGACATTGGTGTTCTGGTAACCATTGGACTCCCTGACATTGTTTGTTGAACTTTCTTTTATCTTCTGAATTTATTTTATTGTGAACCTGTCATTCCCTATTTAGGTTATTTCTGCTCGAAAAGGTGAATTTGAAACTGGTTATGAAAAAGGAGGACAGACCCGTGAGCATGTACTACTTGCAAAAACTTTAGGTGTTGCTAAGCTGGTAGTTGTAATAAATAAGATGGATGACCCTACTGTTAAATGGTCCAAGGAAAGGTAAGCTTGATAAAACATGTTATCCTTTTCCTTTAATGTTGTACCTTGTACAACGCGAGGTAAATGGTCAAAATTGATTGATACCTGTTTCAGATATGATGAGATTGAAGCAAAAATGGTTCCTTTCCTCAAATCTTCAGGGTACAATGTTAAGAAAGGTACGTATTATCCCACTTATTATTTGTCTTCAATCCTAAATTATTGAGAGGCGCTCAtctttaagcttgaaatttataataTTCCTAGTTATTTATACCAAGTGAAATTTTGTGGTGTTCATCCTTGAAAATTGTCCCTTCAATATTTATTTTTCCTCAATTGATATCTCTTCAGATTCATGTTCAAACAACTAAGGCTAATTGCACTGTGATCACACTGATCATAGACTCATAGCCTGTATCAACTTTATTATCTTGTTAATTGCTTTGCTCCATTATAACAGCTAATTATAGGTACAGCAATATATGCCTACGTTGTTTCTAACTGTCATTGGATTTGTTTTCAGATGTCCAATTCTTGCCAATATCTGGTCTTTTGGGAAGCAATATGAAGACCAGGATGGATAAAAGCATTTGTAATTGGTGGGATGGCCCATGTCTTTTTGAAGTTCTGGATCGCATCGAAGTTCCTTTACGTGACCCCAAAGGTCCAGTAAGGTTAGATAGTTATGCTTATTTTATACTCCAAGAAGTGCATAAGCCTTGGACAGGGTCACCTGTTTGTAGCTCTGATGGTTAATTTCTAACATTATTATGTTACTAAAACCATTTACTTCCAATCCACCTTTAGTTCCAATCACCTTTCATGGCAAATATGTTGATATAACAACTAGTTGAATTATTGTCTTGATTGTATGCTCAATGCAGGATGCCAATAATTGATAAATATAAAGATATGGGCACTGTTGTAATGGGAAAAATGGAGTCGGGCACGATCAGAGAGGGTGACAGTTTGTTGGTTATGCCAAACAAGGTACCTTTTCCTCAATATTTTTATTTCCTGCTGTAACACACTCTGCATACTTTTCTCTTATTCTCTTCATGTCTAATAagttttttgatattttttctgTATTAGTCCCATGTGAAAGTAATTGGTATAAGCCTTGATGAGAGCAAAGTGCGTCGTGCTGGACCAGCTGAGAATGTTCGTGTCAAGTTGTCAGGAATTGAAGAAGAGGATATAATGGCTGGTTTTGTACTTTCAAGTGTTGGTAAGTATATGTTCAGGATAAAAAATAGTGTAGTAACTGGGCACCTCTAGACATTATGTAGGATTAAGTATTAGTTCAgctctactccctccgtcccaaaaaaCAAGTCATTCTAGGATTCAAAATTTGTCCCAAAAAACAAGTCATCTTACCTTATTTAGAAAGTGCATGTGCATGCAAGAATCAATTAGTGCCAAATATGGGTAATAAATAGGGGGAAACATGGTCATTTTACCTTCTTATTAATTTGTCCTAAAATTCCTAGGATGACTTATTTTTTGGGATGGAGGGAATAGACATTATGTAGGATTAAGTATCAGTTCAGCTATAGACATTATGTAGGATTAAGTATCAGTTCAGTTCCATATGGCTCTCATGGAAGGGCTCAAATGGGTTGGCTGGGCATGAACTTGTACTATTATTTTTATATCACTAATGGCAATACTGGATAATTCTGTGATCCAGTAAGCCAATCACCTGTGGCAGACCAAACTTTAGCTTTTGAGTTTAAGGGCTTTTTCTTATTTGTTGTCACGTTATTTGTTTTGCTTCATAATTGAGTTTCGCATGATGCGCAACCTGCGACGGTTCAAAGATTTGTGTTCAGCTTCGGATCATGTTGTAACTTTTCTTGCCGTATGTTCATTTAATATCTGTTCATGCAGCTAATCCGGTTGGTGCTGTTACTGAATTCAACGCTCAGTTGCAGATTCTAGAGTTGCTTGACAATGTGAGTATGGATTCATGTAATTTTTTATTAAACTTTCAAGCTGATACTGTATAAATTACAGTTGTGCTATAATTTTGTATATGTATCTgctgatatgcaaaatgaaatATCATTGCCTGTTGTGACTTTGCATGACTACATTTAATATGTCATTAACTTTACATTAGGTAGTTACCGGATGAGCTGGAAATTCTGATTGGTATCGTGCTGCTATTTGAGCTAGTTTTGTTCTTCTGATCTTGCAGCAAGTTAAAAATTGTTAAATATCAAAGCAAAATGTAAGAACTAAAATTTTACTAAGATTGGACCTACTGCCTCCCCCAAGGTCTGAATTTTATTGTTGAAATATCGGTATTGGAAACTATTCACCATAGATGATATGATGCAAAACATGACCTAAGATATGTTTTCTTTACCAAATGTAGATTGTTTCTTATCGCCCAAGCTCTATGTCCCCTGATGTTTTGTGAATGTGTTAGGCTATTTTCACTGCGGGCTACAAAGCTGTATTGCATATCCATTCTGTTGTTGAGGAGTGTGAGATTGTTGAGCTCATAGAGGAAATCGAcatgaagaaaaagaaagaagcagATCCAAAGAGGAAGAAACCAAAGAGGAAGCCTCTTTTCGTGAAGAATGGTGCTGTTGTTGTTTGCTGCATTCAGGTATCCTCGTAGACATCTGCATATCATTCTTATTTTAACTGATTGTCCCAGATTCTGCTGATTCTAATGCGTTTCATAATTAGGTGAATAACTTGATATGCATAGAGAAATTCTCTGATTTTCCTCAGCTTGGAAGGTTTACACTTCGAACTGAAGGTAAACTATGCATGCTTGGAAGCGTATTTTGGTTCCCTATGTTATCATATTGTTTGCACTTCTTGATAGCATCTGCAAATTCAGTTCTTTTACTTTTCTTTTGAACCCATATTTATTTTACTTGATTCATTATAAACATTGCCTGTCTTTAATAATATTAGTTTGTACTACCTCCATTCTCAAATATGTGACGTTTAGCACAAGCTAGCTAGTTCAAAAGCTAGCTTGTCCTAAACGTCATATTAATGAACGGAGGGAGTAATGAATTTCTTTTGTTGCACCCATCTCAGATTTCCATGCAATATATTAGAACTGTTTATTAAATAAATTACTTACAATCCCATTTACCTTGACGGTTACAGGAAAGACAGTAGCTGTAGGCAAAGTTGTCGAAGTTCCTCCTGCTGGCAGCCCAACATTCTGAGCTTAAGCCAATTTTGAACAGGATGGTAAGCAATGACAAAAGTTAATTACATTTGATTATCTTTTCAAGAGGTTTACAATGGATAAAATCACCTTTCTTGACAGGATAACCATGAAGCAGTGCGATCTCTTAAGATACCTTTTTGGGAGAAGCGGAATTGGTTGTTGAGCATAGATTTTTTCCCCCCAGCCGGGCTTGAAAATCGTCTATGATTTAGGCCTAGCAGAGTCTACATTTAGATGGGTTGCATAATTTTACATCTCTGGTTACATGTAAGGTTGTAAAATCAGTATGGATGGGTATATCTAACTTCTGTTTTGTAGTGTCAAATTGTGATGGTATCTGTGCTTAAAATGTTGTGACTACCATGTTTTCGTGTGAAGTTAAATCAAATTGTGGTGGTATCCGTCCAATGAACCGAACACACCCATAAGTCGAATATGCCATGTGCATGCGCGCCTTGTATTTGTAAAGATCAACTTATAAGTTGGATAAGATCAACAATAAGTTGGATATGCGAAGTCAAAGTTGGGGTGCCTGGATATATTTTAGCTGGAGAATTCAGCGATGAGTGGCTTGCAAATGAAGATGAAATTTACTTGGAGCTGTAATCGGAATGGTGGAGATGGCAAACTAGATACTGCGAATAATTAATTACTCGCAAACTTTTTTTTAAATATTGTGACAACCTATCTTTTTAATGAGCAGGGATTAACACTAAGAAATTAGGGTTAAAGATATGAAAAGGAGAAAAAAAGAGAGGTCAAACTTGGTAAAGTTTGTCCAAATTTGAAAAGTTGAAGCGGCAAATTGAAGGAAGAGTGTCAAACAGCAAAAGTAAAGAAAAACagatcaaatttgaagtttgaaATTCAAATTAAAAGAGAAAGAGTTTGAATTTGATCAATGATATGAAATGATAAAGATGGTTGCCTAGCCATGTTGGACAACCTTCAATTTGAAATTTTGATAAATAAGTTAACTTTTGGTCAATATGAAAAGGGCAATATAAGATGAGTACTTTGCAATGGAACCAAGTCTGAAAATGTTGCAGAATGTCCTGGACATATTTTAAGTGCTCAAAAGTTGAAAGGAATGCTGTTTGGTTCAAGACTTTGGAGCCAATACAAAATAAGATTTTATGTGTTCAGGATATGCAAAATGTGTCATTTGTTTACCTGGAACATTTGGCAAGGTGTTTGAATATGAATTCAAAGTCGGCTGGTTTGAATAGAAAAGCTAAAGTCTAAAGAAACTCTGATAAACAACAAAAACCCCAAGGTTCAAAGTGATTTTCTTTCAAATTGAGGCAGAATGAGAGAAAGTTCATAGATAAAAGTTTGGAGGAATGTCCCCTCTACAACTTTGCTATTGGACTATTTCAAAGTTACCATGTGGAATTTGGAGATATTTGAAGCCAAAGTCTCGGGTTCAAAGAAAATAAGAGGTGAATGTGCCAAGCGCCAGTGAGCGCTGCAGCCATAGCCAAGTTACCAGCAGGACGTGGAGGATgagggggggcgggggggggggggggggggtaaaaGATTGAACAAATACCGCCCGAGCTCATCCATTCAACCCTCTCCCACCATTTCTTTCCCGCTGGCCTCCCCTTCATCTCCGACGAGCTCTCATCATCGTCAAGTCCTCCCGAGCCGTTTCCTTCCACTCAGAGTTGCACAAGAGCAGCCACCCATCCCTCAACTTCCCAAGCCACCTCAGCCCTTGTTTCCACTGGAACCTAGCCATCTTCAACCTGAGCGCGGTCGCTCATGTCGCCGTTGAGCTAGGTTCTAGAGCCGTTTTTCTTGCAATTTGGGTAGCGTCCAGTGTTGTGCGCGTGTgtggttgtaacaccctaaggtaaattttccctaattttaatgaatttatttgggcttaaataaattttccatacttttctttaattttcgtggcatttaaagcaatttataacgcgagaaaataaaattaattataagatcgacttgattgtgcattcatgctggtgcattatttttgtttgtgttgagtgtataggtttgaattcaaattgtatttgaattcaagtagaattgtttgaattagtggggtatagaaaaagaaaaggaaagaagaaaggataaaagagAAGCAGCCCAATCCTCTTCCCAGCCCGGCCCAGTCTCTCCTTTCCCCCTCTTCCCCCTTTTCCATCCCGGGCCCTCTCttccttcccgcatgggcccAGCCCGAACTCCACCACTTCTTTCCCCCCTTctctcgcgtgggccgcgccccggcccaccctTCCCtctcagcccgagccgcgcgctggctcccctccccacctcctctctctctctgaccgtggGGCCCTACCCGTCAGCTTCCACCTccccttccttctctctttcccctgcTTCGTCCGGCGCTCAACGGCCTCCGAGGATTCCGGCGAGCTTCTTCctctgggcccgctcgccagggCACCGCAGCCGCCTTACAaagccgccgcctgcacctagGGTTTCCCCACGTCGCCGCCACACCCCGcacgcctaaccctagccgccagtcgcgctcgccgccgccgcgcgccccgggtcgccgccgtcccgcctcctcgttggccgccgccgtcgtccaagCCTCGGGAGCCcatcccggtggggtaaggagcACGCCACGCCCGTCCTTGTCCCTTCTCCCCCTCTGCCCGTGCGTTTTCCCCTTACCACCGTagccccgagccgcctccgccgcggggagCACCGCCTCGAGCTCCAATCCGCCAAGCTGACCGCCTAGATGGGTTCGTCGTCGTTCCCTCTTCCTTTCCGTGCTAGCTGTGTTCCGGATTAGGGCCGGAAGCGCTCGATTgcaggaactccggcgagcctccgccgcctccgccgcgccccgcgcctccccgccgccggcgccgaccgGAGCCCC
The sequence above is drawn from the Panicum hallii strain FIL2 chromosome 7, PHallii_v3.1, whole genome shotgun sequence genome and encodes:
- the LOC112899337 gene encoding eukaryotic peptide chain release factor GTP-binding subunit ERF3A gives rise to the protein MEHDAHAEAPPHAVLPPEDATVDDWAREDAEPMPVDSAANAPPEPAAEGVKEIESSLQSLELKANVTAQEDAHEVEDEVEETKRHLNVVFIGHVDAGKSTAGGQILFLSGQVDDRTIQKYEKEAKDKSRESWYMAYIMDTNEEERVKGKTVEVGRAHFETEHTRFTILDAPGHKSYVPNMISGASQADIGVLVISARKGEFETGYEKGGQTREHVLLAKTLGVAKLVVVINKMDDPTVKWSKERYDEIEAKMVPFLKSSGYNVKKDVQFLPISGLLGSNMKTRMDKSICNWWDGPCLFEVLDRIEVPLRDPKGPVRMPIIDKYKDMGTVVMGKMESGTIREGDSLLVMPNKSHVKVIGISLDESKVRRAGPAENVRVKLSGIEEEDIMAGFVLSSVANPVGAVTEFNAQLQILELLDNAIFTAGYKAVLHIHSVVEECEIVELIEEIDMKKKKEADPKRKKPKRKPLFVKNGAVVVCCIQVNNLICIEKFSDFPQLGRFTLRTEGKTVAVGKVVEVPPAGSPTF